The following are encoded together in the Wolbachia endosymbiont (group E) of Neria commutata genome:
- the mutM gene encoding bifunctional DNA-formamidopyrimidine glycosylase/DNA-(apurinic or apyrimidinic site) lyase, with protein sequence MPELPEVEVISNFLRNRVKDKQISNVIVNNWSLRAPITSNIDDLLKNKIINDIKRRGKYIICNTDSNMAVIMHLGMSGKLIYTEYNQVQNKHDHVTFLFSDNTSIIFNDPRRFGLVVVLNKEQEINFFNHLGIEPLTDEFNGNYLQKLLKNKKVNIKSALMDNKIIVGVGNIYASESLFRARISPLRLAQDLSRRECEKLAAAIKNTLECAITAGGSTLKDYVQPSGSVGYFQNSFYVYGKAQKPCKICNNAITLVQQSGRSTYFCNVCQS encoded by the coding sequence ATGCCAGAACTACCGGAAGTGGAAGTAATATCTAATTTCTTGCGTAATAGAGTCAAAGATAAGCAGATTAGCAATGTTATAGTTAATAATTGGAGTTTACGTGCGCCAATAACAAGTAATATCGATGATTTGCTAAAAAATAAAATTATAAACGATATCAAGCGCAGAGGTAAATATATAATCTGTAACACAGACAGTAATATGGCTGTAATTATGCATCTTGGTATGAGCGGAAAACTTATCTATACTGAATATAATCAAGTGCAGAATAAACATGACCACGTGACATTCTTATTTTCTGATAATACCTCAATAATTTTTAATGATCCAAGAAGATTTGGTTTAGTTGTTGTGTTAAATAAAGAACAAGAAATAAATTTTTTCAATCATTTAGGAATAGAACCTCTCACAGATGAATTTAATGGAAACTATTTACAGAAGTTATTAAAAAATAAAAAAGTGAATATAAAATCAGCATTAATGGATAATAAAATAATAGTTGGAGTGGGCAACATATATGCTTCTGAGAGTTTATTTAGAGCTCGCATATCCCCACTCAGGTTAGCACAAGACTTATCACGTAGAGAATGCGAAAAACTTGCTGCTGCAATAAAAAATACTCTTGAATGTGCAATCACTGCAGGCGGTTCAACACTGAAAGATTATGTGCAACCATCAGGGTCTGTTGGGTATTTTCAAAATAGTTTTTATGTATATGGCAAGGCGCAAAAACCTTGCAAAATTTGCAATAACGCCATAACACTTGTACAACAAAGTGGTCGTAGTACTTATTTCTGCAATGTATGTCAGAGTTAA
- the metG gene encoding methionine--tRNA ligase, giving the protein MDQSKSFYITTPIYYVNDKPHIGHAYTSLLCDVVARFMKLAGKNVKFTTGTDEHGQKIEKAAKARGMEPKEFTDEVSVSFKELAEFMNFQYDDFIRTTEERHEKAVIALWNRLEKRGQIYLDSYSGWYSVRDEAFYPESELINGKAPTGAEVEWVKEESYFFRLSNWQDKLLELYQNQPNFIFPESRKNEVISFVKSGLTDLSISRTSFNWGIKVPENDKHVIYVWIDALTNYITSVNFPEIEDNEYKQFWANEDCFNVHVIGKDILRFHAVYWPAILLAVDVPLPKQIAVHGWWLNEGEKISKSLGNVIDPIGLATEFGVDQLRYFLLREASFGQDGNFSKKNMISRINSELANNIGNLVQRTISFLHKQCSGIVPTIDQKLLQGDESLPNRKSILEQVMSHLSRYEFSHIILLIINLSSEANAYIDKSAPWVLSKNNKERMNLVVYKLLEYIRIIGILLQPIVPKSAEMILDRLRIPQKQRDLESLCNISISSGIALPKPAPIFLRFE; this is encoded by the coding sequence ATGGATCAATCTAAGAGCTTTTATATCACCACACCAATATATTATGTAAATGATAAGCCACATATTGGTCATGCATATACCTCTCTTCTTTGTGATGTGGTGGCAAGATTCATGAAATTAGCTGGAAAAAATGTCAAATTTACTACAGGCACAGATGAGCATGGACAAAAGATCGAAAAAGCGGCCAAAGCAAGGGGAATGGAGCCAAAAGAATTTACAGATGAAGTAAGTGTTTCGTTTAAAGAATTAGCTGAATTCATGAATTTTCAATATGACGATTTTATTCGCACTACAGAAGAACGTCATGAAAAAGCAGTGATAGCATTGTGGAATAGATTAGAAAAAAGAGGACAGATATATTTGGATTCTTACTCAGGCTGGTATTCAGTTCGTGATGAAGCATTTTACCCAGAATCAGAATTAATAAATGGCAAAGCACCAACTGGTGCTGAAGTTGAATGGGTGAAAGAAGAGAGTTATTTTTTTCGCTTATCAAATTGGCAGGACAAATTACTTGAACTATATCAAAATCAGCCAAATTTTATTTTTCCAGAGAGCAGAAAAAATGAAGTTATATCATTTGTAAAATCAGGACTTACTGATTTATCAATCTCTCGTACTAGTTTTAACTGGGGAATAAAAGTACCAGAAAATGATAAGCATGTGATTTATGTATGGATAGATGCATTAACTAACTATATTACATCAGTAAATTTTCCTGAGATTGAAGATAATGAATATAAGCAGTTTTGGGCAAATGAAGACTGTTTTAATGTTCATGTTATCGGTAAAGATATATTACGCTTTCATGCTGTCTATTGGCCAGCAATTCTCCTTGCTGTAGATGTACCATTACCAAAACAAATTGCAGTTCATGGCTGGTGGTTAAATGAAGGAGAAAAAATATCCAAATCTCTTGGAAACGTTATAGATCCGATTGGTCTGGCAACAGAGTTTGGTGTTGATCAACTACGTTATTTCCTTCTTAGAGAAGCAAGCTTTGGTCAAGATGGCAATTTCAGTAAGAAAAATATGATCAGCCGAATAAATTCAGAACTTGCAAACAACATCGGTAATCTAGTACAAAGGACGATTTCATTTTTACATAAGCAATGCTCTGGTATTGTTCCCACAATCGACCAAAAATTACTTCAAGGTGATGAAAGTTTGCCAAATCGCAAATCTATACTAGAACAAGTGATGAGTCACCTTTCCAGGTATGAATTCAGTCACATTATACTTTTGATCATTAATTTATCATCTGAGGCTAATGCATACATAGATAAGAGTGCACCTTGGGTATTAAGTAAAAACAACAAAGAGCGTATGAATTTAGTGGTTTATAAATTACTAGAATATATAAGAATAATCGGTATTTTGTTGCAGCCGATCGTTCCAAAATCAGCAGAGATGATACTGGATCGACTGCGAATTCCCCAAAAACAACGTGATTTAGAATCTTTATGCAATATATCCATAAGTTCGGGCATCGCATTACCTAAACCAGCACCAATTTTTTTGAGATTTGAATAG
- the nth gene encoding endonuclease III, with the protein MNAEKVGLIFERFQQSNSTPKIELNYVNHFTLLVAIVLSARTTDVSVNKITKELFKVVDSPEKMLNFGQNELRKRISSIGLYNTKAKNVIELSKILVERYDSKVPTDFHDLISLPGVGRKSANVFLNSGLGIPTLAVDTHVFRVSNRVGLVAEKDVLKTEQSLLNVIPEKYLLYAHHWLVLHGRYICKAQRPSCETCIINDLCEFECKKCNIVDRH; encoded by the coding sequence ATGAACGCAGAAAAAGTAGGACTGATATTTGAAAGGTTTCAGCAATCAAACTCTACACCAAAAATAGAGCTAAATTATGTCAACCATTTTACATTGCTGGTTGCAATCGTTCTATCGGCACGGACAACTGATGTAAGCGTTAATAAAATTACAAAAGAACTATTTAAAGTTGTAGATAGTCCGGAAAAGATGCTGAACTTTGGGCAAAATGAGCTAAGAAAACGTATAAGTAGTATTGGCTTATATAATACTAAAGCAAAAAATGTAATCGAGCTTAGTAAAATATTGGTGGAACGGTATGACAGTAAAGTACCTACAGATTTTCACGATTTAATATCTTTGCCGGGAGTAGGAAGAAAAAGTGCTAATGTCTTTTTAAATTCAGGGCTCGGCATACCAACTTTAGCAGTTGACACTCATGTTTTTAGAGTGAGCAATAGAGTTGGCCTTGTAGCAGAAAAAGATGTATTGAAAACAGAGCAATCTCTCTTAAATGTTATACCAGAAAAATACCTACTTTATGCTCACCACTGGTTAGTTCTACATGGGAGATATATCTGTAAAGCACAGAGACCTTCATGTGAAACGTGCATCATTAATGATTTGTGCGAGTTTGAGTGCAAAAAATGTAATATTGTAGATCGGCATTGA
- the miaB gene encoding tRNA (N6-isopentenyl adenosine(37)-C2)-methylthiotransferase MiaB: MKGLYIKTYGCQMNVYDSILMENIIKPLGFNIVSDADKADLVILNTCHIREKAAEKLYSELGKIHSSQKKKDVTIVVAGCVAQAEGEEVFRRTPFVDIVVGPQSIAALPELIVKASRSKGHLINTDFPEMAKFDKLPNECYGNSQGSSAFLSIQEGCDKFCTFCVVPYTRGAEYSRPVNEIFREALKLVANGAKEITLLGQNVNAYHGECEGEVWDLGKLITHIAKIEKLERIRYTTSHPRDMNESLYLAHFEEPKLMPFIHLPVQSGSDKILRAMNRKHTAEEYFEIIDKFCKLNPEIEFSSDFIVGFPGETEKDFEETIKLVEKIKYAQAYSFKYSPRPGTPGAERKDQVLEEVKAERLLRLQKLISEQQLEFNQNTVGKTIPVLFSDKKGKHQDQIIGKSKYMQSVCINDTEGKYKDKIVNVKILEARQNSLLGSCD, translated from the coding sequence ATGAAAGGCTTATATATTAAAACTTACGGTTGTCAGATGAATGTCTATGATTCCATTTTAATGGAAAATATAATCAAACCTCTGGGCTTTAATATTGTTAGCGACGCAGATAAAGCTGATTTAGTGATACTCAATACCTGCCATATTAGAGAAAAAGCAGCAGAAAAACTTTATTCAGAGCTCGGAAAGATTCATTCATCACAAAAAAAGAAAGATGTTACCATAGTAGTGGCTGGATGTGTTGCGCAGGCAGAAGGTGAGGAAGTGTTTAGGAGGACTCCATTTGTTGACATTGTTGTTGGTCCGCAAAGCATTGCTGCTTTACCAGAGCTGATAGTGAAAGCAAGCAGAAGTAAAGGTCATCTAATCAATACTGATTTTCCTGAGATGGCAAAGTTTGATAAGTTGCCAAATGAGTGTTATGGCAATAGTCAAGGATCGTCTGCATTCCTTTCTATACAGGAAGGTTGTGATAAATTTTGCACGTTCTGCGTAGTACCTTATACTCGCGGGGCTGAATATTCACGGCCAGTAAATGAGATATTCCGTGAAGCATTGAAACTGGTTGCAAATGGCGCGAAGGAAATTACTCTGCTTGGTCAAAATGTTAATGCCTATCATGGAGAGTGTGAAGGAGAAGTCTGGGATTTAGGAAAATTAATTACCCATATTGCTAAAATTGAAAAGCTGGAAAGAATACGCTATACAACTTCTCATCCGCGCGATATGAATGAATCTCTCTACCTTGCACATTTCGAAGAGCCCAAGCTCATGCCATTTATTCACCTGCCTGTGCAATCTGGTTCCGATAAAATATTGCGCGCAATGAACAGAAAACACACTGCAGAGGAATATTTTGAAATAATAGATAAATTTTGCAAGCTGAATCCTGAAATAGAGTTTTCCTCTGATTTCATAGTTGGTTTTCCTGGAGAAACCGAAAAAGATTTTGAGGAAACCATAAAATTGGTAGAAAAAATCAAGTACGCTCAAGCTTATAGCTTCAAATATAGCCCAAGACCAGGAACACCAGGTGCTGAAAGAAAAGATCAAGTGCTAGAAGAAGTTAAAGCAGAGCGCTTGCTTCGTTTACAGAAATTAATCAGCGAACAACAACTAGAATTTAACCAAAATACGGTAGGTAAAACTATACCTGTATTGTTTAGTGATAAAAAAGGTAAACATCAAGACCAAATTATTGGCAAAAGCAAGTATATGCAATCGGTATGCATTAATGACACGGAAGGGAAGTATAAAGATAAAATAGTGAATGTAAAAATATTAGAAGCCAGGCAAAATAGCTTACTCGGATCTTGTGATTAG
- the hemF gene encoding oxygen-dependent coproporphyrinogen oxidase — protein MEKQKEQAFEWFCALRDKIIESFLSIEKQSSIEPKIEKRKWDRPGGGGGESTIIYGKIFEKVGVNVSKVHGKFANSVIHEVPGASESNGEFWASGISLVSHMQSPLVPAAHMNTRLIYTSKQWFGGGMDFTPVYKNEEDCKYIYETIKTTCDEFDTEYYPKFKEQCDTYFFLKHRKEPRGIGGIFYDNLNSGNWKNDFEFTKAVGKTFLEIYSHIIHKHMQKPWTKEQREDQLIKRGRYVEFNLLYDRGTRFGLITDGNPDAIMMSMPPLVRWL, from the coding sequence ATGGAAAAACAAAAAGAACAAGCTTTTGAATGGTTTTGTGCACTAAGAGATAAAATCATAGAGTCTTTCTTATCAATCGAAAAACAATCATCCATAGAGCCCAAAATTGAAAAAAGAAAGTGGGACCGTCCAGGTGGTGGTGGTGGTGAATCTACAATTATTTATGGTAAGATTTTTGAGAAAGTTGGTGTGAACGTTTCAAAAGTGCATGGAAAATTTGCGAATTCAGTTATCCATGAGGTTCCTGGTGCAAGTGAAAGTAATGGAGAGTTTTGGGCAAGTGGCATATCTTTAGTTTCTCATATGCAATCACCTCTTGTTCCTGCAGCACATATGAACACAAGGCTAATATACACCTCAAAACAATGGTTTGGCGGAGGAATGGATTTTACTCCAGTATATAAAAATGAAGAAGATTGTAAGTATATTTATGAGACAATAAAAACAACATGTGATGAATTCGATACTGAGTATTATCCAAAATTTAAAGAGCAATGTGATACCTACTTTTTCTTAAAACACAGAAAAGAGCCACGTGGCATCGGTGGTATTTTCTATGATAATCTGAATTCTGGTAATTGGAAAAATGATTTTGAATTTACAAAAGCAGTAGGCAAAACCTTCTTGGAAATTTATTCGCATATCATACATAAACATATGCAAAAACCTTGGACAAAAGAACAACGAGAAGATCAGCTAATAAAACGTGGCAGATATGTAGAATTCAATCTGCTATATGATCGTGGTACAAGGTTTGGTTTAATAACTGATGGAAATCCAGATGCAATCATGATGTCAATGCCACCGCTTGTTAGGTGGTTGTAA
- a CDS encoding ATP-binding protein — MSKRYIDSKKENRVDFILRNYGMSIVVMAIIMLLPPVVISALYFFDIYDQHTNIEINLLVSALMILFIIYNVKRYRYLLNTIEFQNAIFANALNHNTEFCLILHKNEDVIYADARFYERFKDHIDDDVTLGKILEAGDVSEKDKKALYHALKNNSSVQICIALSKKNRVSNFLLLFEPIPDNPQVAINSNEFLNLSLAPIARPHGYFVLKATQMNKEQVYEELIEKHRIGTYIANAKGVILSVNKRFLDIFELKKFEKGSSINDFISQSKYSNTTTGNEILFFTINGAPFKAYMSTAIFCDKYNHNYIHGFITPAESNITDYQLHPCFANSSIAIAQCDTNGNFIKKNTALIKLAGPDNNSIFTLISNDYHKKISEYFLSNRVNNASFDVQLNNDNDMKIYFNKFLHNRTMFILCYLIDNTEHKNLEIKLEHYQKMQAIGQLAGGIAHDFNNILTGIIGFSDLLLLQHSAGDPSFGDIIQIQQNAKRGSNLVRQLLAFSRRQTMQPKIIDVNSTIANLCEMIKRLIGENIKFTTYYDGDLGAVRADQGQLEQVIINLAINASAAMENGGELTIQTFNQKIDSLNATPQSMLSPDKEAIEHGNYVVIEVIDTGCGIPSDIIEKIFDPFFSTKDITSGTGLGLSTVYGIIKQTEGYIYVASKVKSGTKFSIFLPMVYVLDEYDREEEGEQIEKPVVNEIKSDGIILLIEDEDSVREFTTKALRRKGFDVMEASMGSKALEIISKKSQHIDLIITDVVMPEFSGPEIVKEALIHRPDINVIFISGYAEEAFLKNGDISIGDFHFLPKPFTLKELGNKVQSVLQAAKKTV, encoded by the coding sequence ATGAGTAAAAGATACATAGATAGCAAAAAAGAGAACAGAGTTGATTTCATATTAAGAAATTATGGAATGTCAATTGTCGTAATGGCAATTATTATGCTCCTACCTCCAGTAGTAATATCAGCACTCTACTTTTTTGATATATACGATCAACATACTAATATAGAGATTAATTTATTAGTAAGCGCTCTAATGATTCTCTTTATAATATATAATGTAAAACGCTACAGGTATCTGCTAAATACCATAGAATTTCAAAATGCAATATTTGCAAATGCACTAAATCATAATACAGAATTTTGTCTTATTTTACATAAGAATGAAGATGTTATTTATGCTGATGCAAGATTCTATGAAAGATTTAAAGACCATATAGATGATGACGTTACGCTCGGCAAGATCCTTGAAGCGGGAGATGTTTCAGAAAAAGACAAAAAAGCACTTTATCACGCACTAAAGAATAATTCTTCTGTACAGATATGTATTGCCTTAAGCAAGAAAAATAGAGTGTCTAACTTCCTTTTGCTCTTTGAACCAATACCAGATAATCCTCAGGTTGCTATAAATAGTAATGAATTTTTAAATTTATCGTTAGCACCAATAGCAAGGCCACATGGGTATTTTGTGTTAAAAGCAACACAAATGAATAAGGAGCAGGTATATGAAGAATTAATAGAAAAACATAGAATAGGAACTTATATTGCAAATGCTAAAGGGGTAATTTTATCTGTAAATAAAAGATTTTTAGACATATTTGAACTGAAAAAATTTGAAAAGGGCAGCTCAATCAATGATTTTATATCCCAATCTAAATATAGTAATACAACAACCGGTAATGAAATTCTATTTTTTACTATAAACGGCGCACCATTCAAGGCTTATATGAGCACTGCCATATTTTGTGATAAGTATAATCATAACTATATACATGGCTTCATTACACCTGCCGAATCAAATATTACTGATTATCAATTACACCCATGTTTTGCAAATTCATCAATTGCTATTGCACAATGTGATACAAACGGCAATTTTATAAAGAAAAATACGGCACTAATAAAGCTTGCTGGACCAGATAATAATTCAATCTTTACGTTAATATCAAACGACTATCATAAAAAAATAAGTGAATATTTTTTGAGTAATAGAGTAAATAATGCGTCCTTTGATGTACAGCTTAACAATGATAATGACATGAAAATATATTTTAATAAATTTCTTCATAATAGAACGATGTTCATACTTTGTTATTTGATTGATAACACTGAGCACAAAAATCTAGAGATTAAGCTTGAGCATTATCAAAAGATGCAAGCTATAGGACAGCTTGCAGGCGGAATTGCACATGATTTTAATAACATATTAACTGGAATAATAGGGTTTTCTGATTTGCTTTTACTACAACACTCAGCCGGTGACCCGTCTTTTGGAGATATAATACAAATACAACAAAATGCGAAGCGTGGATCAAATTTAGTTAGGCAGTTACTTGCTTTTTCAAGAAGACAGACCATGCAGCCAAAAATTATCGATGTAAATAGCACAATAGCCAATCTTTGCGAGATGATAAAAAGGTTAATAGGTGAGAATATAAAATTTACTACTTATTATGATGGAGATTTGGGTGCTGTTAGAGCTGACCAAGGACAATTAGAGCAAGTGATAATTAACTTAGCAATTAATGCTAGTGCTGCTATGGAAAATGGCGGAGAATTAACCATACAAACCTTTAATCAAAAGATCGATTCATTGAATGCTACACCTCAGAGTATGCTTTCTCCAGATAAGGAAGCAATTGAACATGGAAATTACGTTGTAATTGAGGTAATTGATACTGGATGTGGTATACCCAGTGATATCATTGAGAAAATATTTGATCCATTTTTTTCTACTAAAGATATTACTTCTGGCACAGGCCTCGGCCTATCTACTGTATATGGAATTATTAAGCAAACCGAAGGGTATATTTATGTTGCTAGTAAAGTGAAGAGTGGCACTAAATTTAGCATATTCCTTCCTATGGTTTATGTATTGGATGAGTATGATAGAGAGGAAGAAGGCGAGCAAATAGAAAAACCGGTGGTAAATGAGATTAAAAGTGACGGTATAATTTTATTAATTGAAGACGAGGATTCAGTAAGAGAATTCACCACTAAAGCTCTTAGAAGAAAAGGATTTGATGTAATGGAAGCTAGCATGGGCAGCAAGGCATTGGAAATAATCAGTAAAAAAAGCCAGCATATAGATCTTATAATCACTGATGTAGTAATGCCAGAGTTCAGTGGTCCAGAAATAGTTAAAGAAGCGTTAATTCATAGGCCAGATATTAATGTTATTTTTATTTCTGGGTATGCAGAAGAAGCTTTTTTAAAGAATGGCGATATCAGTATAGGAGATTTTCACTTTTTACCGAAGCCTTTCACTCTGAAAGAACTAGGAAATAAAGTCCAAAGTGTATTACAAGCAGCAAAAAAAACAGTATAG
- the ruvC gene encoding crossover junction endodeoxyribonuclease RuvC — MIKIIGLDPGISKTGWAIISLSERNNIEFLGGGTISNDSKLDIGERLHIIFEQLKKVVLQYSPSEAAVEKIFVNKNPKSSLTLGYARGVAILVLKTANLPISEYDANYIKKSITGNGHADKNQIIFMVKQIIKNVNVKCHHTADALATAICHAYTKGPVL; from the coding sequence GTGATTAAGATAATAGGCCTTGACCCTGGAATAAGCAAAACTGGGTGGGCTATTATTAGCCTCAGTGAAAGAAATAACATTGAATTTTTGGGCGGTGGTACTATATCAAATGATAGTAAGCTCGATATAGGTGAACGCTTACATATAATTTTTGAACAGTTAAAGAAAGTAGTACTTCAATATTCTCCAAGTGAAGCTGCAGTAGAAAAAATTTTCGTTAATAAAAATCCAAAATCTTCACTAACTTTAGGATATGCAAGGGGAGTTGCAATTTTAGTATTAAAAACAGCAAATCTACCTATAAGTGAATATGATGCGAACTACATAAAAAAAAGTATCACAGGAAACGGCCATGCCGATAAAAATCAAATTATATTTATGGTGAAACAAATAATTAAAAATGTGAATGTCAAATGTCATCACACCGCTGACGCTCTTGCTACAGCAATTTGCCATGCTTATACGAAAGGTCCTGTTCTATAA
- a CDS encoding cytochrome c oxidase subunit 3: MKSKEHDFHLVDPSPWPIAISAAILILALGLVGALHKQLFGIFGLILGVASVSGVLFYWWRDVIREAIYDKCHTAIVKHGLKLAMYVFILSEVIFFIAFFCSFFKAWLDPVFLFEAFSPVRKVQWPPEGMLPPDPWSLPFMNTLILLLSGTALTSAHHSLLENNKKNMINMLSITILLGVFFIIVQAIEYYEASFSLQEAGEKLIYTSNFYMITGFHCVHVIIGLIFLTVCLFRALKEQFTPQDHLCFEFASWYWHFVDIVWIFLFVFIYWLSAY, translated from the coding sequence ATGAAAAGTAAAGAGCATGATTTTCACTTAGTAGACCCAAGCCCTTGGCCGATTGCTATATCAGCAGCGATTCTTATTCTTGCACTTGGGTTGGTTGGTGCACTTCATAAGCAACTTTTTGGAATATTTGGTTTGATTTTAGGGGTTGCTTCCGTATCGGGAGTTTTGTTCTATTGGTGGCGAGATGTAATAAGGGAAGCCATTTATGATAAATGTCACACTGCTATCGTAAAGCATGGGCTCAAGCTTGCGATGTATGTATTTATCCTCTCAGAAGTTATATTCTTTATAGCCTTCTTCTGCTCATTTTTTAAAGCCTGGCTTGATCCAGTGTTTTTATTTGAAGCATTTTCCCCTGTAAGAAAAGTCCAGTGGCCTCCTGAAGGGATGTTACCTCCTGATCCATGGTCACTACCATTCATGAATACGTTAATATTATTACTTTCAGGCACAGCACTTACTTCAGCACATCACTCTTTACTTGAGAATAATAAAAAGAACATGATTAATATGTTATCCATTACTATATTGCTTGGAGTTTTTTTTATAATAGTGCAAGCCATAGAGTATTATGAAGCAAGTTTTTCTCTGCAAGAAGCAGGGGAAAAGCTAATCTATACGTCCAATTTTTATATGATTACCGGATTCCACTGCGTGCACGTCATAATAGGGCTAATATTTTTAACGGTGTGTTTGTTTAGAGCGCTAAAAGAACAATTTACGCCCCAAGATCATTTGTGTTTTGAGTTTGCCTCTTGGTATTGGCACTTTGTAGATATAGTTTGGATATTTTTATTTGTATTTATTTACTGGCTAAGTGCTTATTAA
- a CDS encoding SCO family protein — protein sequence MMKFIRLSSNVLIALAVVFLSYCYFTKQGIFAPTEVQIGGDFSLINQDGQVVRSSDIKDKYMMIFFGFSSCKRICPMNLGIISETLAKLDDKINDKLQTFFITVDPERDSVERLKEFQQQFDHRIQMLTGEREKIDEVIAKYKVYASKVGGEEEINHSSIIYLIAPNKEYVTHFAADLNSDESQSDKILAEIKKYIN from the coding sequence ATGATGAAGTTTATAAGATTGTCGTCTAATGTGCTGATAGCGTTAGCGGTTGTTTTTTTGAGTTATTGTTACTTCACTAAACAAGGTATATTTGCCCCAACAGAAGTTCAGATAGGTGGCGATTTCTCTTTAATTAATCAAGATGGACAGGTTGTGCGTAGTAGTGATATAAAAGATAAGTATATGATGATTTTCTTCGGGTTTTCTTCATGCAAACGAATTTGTCCTATGAACCTTGGTATAATCTCTGAAACACTGGCAAAGTTGGATGATAAAATCAACGATAAGCTACAAACATTTTTCATCACAGTTGATCCAGAGCGTGATAGCGTTGAAAGACTTAAAGAATTTCAGCAGCAATTCGACCATAGAATACAGATGTTGACTGGTGAAAGAGAGAAAATAGACGAAGTAATCGCAAAATATAAAGTATACGCTAGTAAAGTTGGTGGAGAAGAGGAAATTAATCATTCTTCAATAATCTATCTTATTGCTCCTAACAAAGAATATGTTACACACTTTGCAGCTGATTTAAACTCAGATGAAAGTCAATCCGATAAGATCTTGGCCGAAATAAAAAAATATATAAACTGA
- the murB gene encoding UDP-N-acetylmuramate dehydrogenase, giving the protein MLISLPKVRGVYRYNVPMSKMTWLSVGGQADVLFKPSDIDDLTCLIKNTELPISVIGATSNIIVRDSGIRGITVRLGKEFAYIKHKGNNSIVAGGAALLSNLAYFAGDQQISGLEFLAGIPGTVGGAVEMNAGAYGSDIGSVVQSIKAVNLEDGNLYTFSSKEMGYFYRGHSLKGNWIFVEAEFKGASSEHELIVQKMKKIIHKKNKSQPIAGKTAGCIFKNPKNCQAWELIDQSGCRELCIGGAKISEKHCNFLLNYNNATASDLENLGNKIQEVVKNKCNVELEWEIRIL; this is encoded by the coding sequence ATGCTTATAAGCTTACCTAAAGTACGTGGAGTCTATCGTTATAATGTTCCAATGTCTAAAATGACATGGCTCAGTGTCGGTGGACAAGCTGACGTATTATTTAAACCAAGTGATATTGATGATCTAACGTGCTTGATTAAAAACACTGAGCTGCCAATTAGTGTGATTGGTGCAACATCCAATATCATTGTTCGAGATAGTGGCATTAGAGGAATAACAGTAAGATTAGGTAAGGAATTTGCATATATAAAACATAAAGGTAACAACTCTATCGTTGCTGGGGGAGCTGCGTTGCTCAGCAATCTTGCTTACTTTGCAGGAGATCAACAAATTAGTGGATTAGAATTTTTAGCTGGAATTCCAGGAACGGTTGGTGGAGCGGTAGAAATGAATGCAGGAGCATATGGTAGTGACATTGGAAGTGTTGTGCAGTCTATAAAAGCAGTGAATTTGGAAGATGGAAATTTATACACATTTTCCAGTAAAGAGATGGGTTACTTTTATCGTGGACATAGTCTAAAAGGAAATTGGATTTTCGTTGAAGCTGAGTTTAAAGGGGCAAGCTCGGAGCATGAATTGATAGTGCAAAAAATGAAGAAAATTATTCACAAAAAAAATAAAAGTCAGCCAATAGCAGGAAAAACTGCAGGATGCATATTTAAAAACCCAAAAAACTGTCAAGCATGGGAATTGATTGATCAATCTGGATGTCGTGAATTGTGTATAGGAGGGGCTAAAATTTCAGAAAAGCATTGCAATTTTTTATTAAACTATAATAACGCAACTGCATCTGATTTAGAGAATCTTGGCAACAAGATACAAGAAGTTGTGAAAAATAAGTGCAATGTTGAGCTTGAGTGGGAGATAAGAATTTTGTGA